A stretch of DNA from Ignavibacteria bacterium:
TGAATTCACACAGATCGATGTTGAAATGTCTTTTGTTGATGAAGAAAATGTTTTCGAGATGATGGAAGTTTTGATGAAAGAACTTTTTCTTCAGACTTTTAACTATAAACTCCAGGTACCTTTGCTCCGGCTAAGCTATAGAGATGCAATGGAAACTTACGGAAGCGATAAACCAGACCTTCGCTTCGAATTAAAAATGGTTAACCTGAACGAATTGCTAAAGTCCAGCGGATTTAAAGTCTTTAGTGATACGATAAGCAAAGATGGGATCGTCTCGGGATTAAATGCTGTTGGATGCGGAAGTTACACACGCAATCAACTTGATGTGTTAACTGATTACGTCAAAAAGCTGGGAGCCCGCGGATTAATTTGGATTCGAGTAACAGAAAATGGACTCGAGTCGCCAACAATGAAATTCTTAACCGATGAGGAGAAACAAAGTATCACGAGGGCACTGAATGCAAATCCTGGCGATCTTCTCCTGTTAATTTCCGGGGAATGGAAAAAAGTTTTAACCGTGATGGGAAATCTTCGAATCGAAATGGCAAGAAGAATGGAACTCCTAAAAAATAATGGCGATCCAAAATTACTTTGGGTTACCGACTTTCCGCTTTTCGAGTACAGCGAAGAAGATAAGAGATTGGTTGCTATGCATCATCCATTTACGTCGCCTAAAGACTTAGATATTGAACTGATGGAAACTGAGCCGCAGAAAGTTCACGCAAAAGCTTATGACCTTGTGATGAATGGCAATGAAATCGCCGGTGGAAGCATTAGAATATTTTCACAAGAGCTTCAAGCAAAAATGTTCAAAGCACTTGGAATTGCAAAAGAAGAAGCCGAAGAAAAATTTGGATTCTTGATGAATGCATTCAAATATGGAGCTCCGCCTCATGGAGGTATTGCATTTGGATTTGATAGAATGGTCATGTTGTTTGCCGGTGAAAATTCGATACGTGATGTAATTGCATTTCCGAAAACGTCGAGCGGGCTTTCGCTGATGGACGGCTCGCCATCAGCAGCGAGTGAAGAACAATTGAAAGAATTGCATATTCGTGTTAAAGGCGGAGACTAAGGCGAAGGCTGAGAGAATTAGAAATCATAATATCTTGGTCTAAGTCTCAGCCTTAGCCTTAATTATTTTATGGAAATCTATTTAAAAATAATCCAGTTCATGCTTGCACCCG
This window harbors:
- the aspS gene encoding aspartate--tRNA ligase; this translates as MTYKKRTHTCGELREKNIGENVTLTGWVDVRRDLGGVIFIDLRDRYGITQIVFEPHYNETAHNNAKDLRSEWVLSVTGTVRKRPEGTENPELETGLIDVMIDEITILNKAITPPFQIQDEIDANEDLRLKYRYLDLRRKPMQKNLLLRHKMYQIVRNYFDKNNFIEIETPFLMKSTPEGARDFLVPSRLHKGHFYALPQSPQTYKQLLMVSGFDRYFQIVKCFRDEDLRADRQYEFTQIDVEMSFVDEENVFEMMEVLMKELFLQTFNYKLQVPLLRLSYRDAMETYGSDKPDLRFELKMVNLNELLKSSGFKVFSDTISKDGIVSGLNAVGCGSYTRNQLDVLTDYVKKLGARGLIWIRVTENGLESPTMKFLTDEEKQSITRALNANPGDLLLLISGEWKKVLTVMGNLRIEMARRMELLKNNGDPKLLWVTDFPLFEYSEEDKRLVAMHHPFTSPKDLDIELMETEPQKVHAKAYDLVMNGNEIAGGSIRIFSQELQAKMFKALGIAKEEAEEKFGFLMNAFKYGAPPHGGIAFGFDRMVMLFAGENSIRDVIAFPKTSSGLSLMDGSPSAASEEQLKELHIRVKGGD